The Candidatus Binatus sp. genome includes a region encoding these proteins:
- a CDS encoding 4Fe-4S dicluster domain-containing protein, translated as MRYGFVIDQDLCIGCHACTVACKEEHNVPLGVFRTWVKYIEKGEFPDVSRHFGVMRCNHCDDAPCVEICPTRSLYTRADGIVDFDPNLCIGCKSCMQA; from the coding sequence ATGCGCTACGGATTCGTCATCGACCAGGATCTTTGTATCGGATGCCACGCCTGCACGGTCGCGTGCAAAGAGGAGCACAACGTTCCGCTTGGCGTGTTCCGCACCTGGGTCAAATATATCGAGAAGGGCGAGTTCCCCGACGTCAGCCGGCACTTCGGCGTGATGCGCTGCAACCATTGCGACGACGCGCCGTGCGTCGAGATTTGTCCGACCCGCTCGCTCTATACTCGCGCCGACGGAATTGTGGATTTCGATCCGAATCTATGTATCGGATGCAAATCTTGCATGCAGGCG